One genomic region from Mangifera indica cultivar Alphonso chromosome 17, CATAS_Mindica_2.1, whole genome shotgun sequence encodes:
- the LOC123201084 gene encoding protein LURP-one-related 6-like, with translation MTAKANIMPIINKIYCSSSQVVLVVRERPHAVNGGGFVVTNCSQKVVFKIEGCGVLGTKGELLVRDGDGDPLVLIRRKGGLAQALSTHRKWKGYAYNYEGFHKSVFSLKEPNSSCLVRSNATRISTETCSSSNKAWDFKIKGYFPDRDCSIVDSKGNIIAQIGMKKEIEELTANKDLYHIEVKPGIDQAFVVGIVATLDYIYGESTRCQSIPNIMNKEIN, from the exons ATGACTGCGAAAGCGAATATCATGCCTATCATCAACAAGATATACTGCTCTTCTTCTCAGGTGGTGCTCGTCGTGAGGGAGAGGCCTCATGCCGTTAACGGCGGAGGATTTGTGGTAACAAATTGCAGCCAAAAGGTTGTGTTCAAAATTGAAGGCTGTGGAGTTCTTGGTACTAAAGGAGAACTCCTTGTAAGAGATGGTGATGGAGATCCTCTGGTTCTCATCCGCCGAAAG GGAGGTCTGGCTCAGGCCTTAAGCACTCATAGGAAATGGAAGGGTTACGCTTATAATTATGAAGGATTTCACAAATCAGTTTTCAGCTTAAAGGAACCCAACTCATCATGCCTGGTGAGGAGCAATGCCACAAGGATCTCCACTGAAACCTGCAGCTCAAGCAACAAAGCCTGGGACTTTAAGATCAAAGGCTATTTCCCAGACAGAGATTGCAGCATTGTTGATTCCAAAGGGAACATTATTGCTCAG ATTGGAATGAAGAAAGAGATAGAGGAATTGACGGCAAACAAGGATCTGTATCACATAGAGGTGAAGCCAGGAATCGATCAAGCTTTTGTTGTTGGCATAGTTGCCACTCTAGATTACATATATGGCGAATCTACTAGGTGCCAATCAATTCCGAATATAATGAATAAGGAGATCAATTAA
- the LOC123200361 gene encoding uncharacterized protein LOC123200361: MAQSPATKQTQQVSPLEVEAVKCDSCGFTEDCTPAYILRVRERYRGHWLCGLCAEAVKEEVLRSDRLISTEEALDRHISFCKEFRSSSPPSETENPISVLGRILRRSLDSPRPRRSNSSIIFPDIERVKGSSLVRSESCFPSLSR, from the coding sequence ATGGCACAGTCACCAGCAACCAAACAAACTCAGCAAGTCTCGCCGCTGGAAGTCGAGGCAGTGAAATGCGACTCCTGTGGCTTCACGGAGGACTGCACGCCGGCGTACATTTTGCGCGTGCGTGAGCGCTACAGAGGCCACTGGCTGTGCGGGCTCTGCGCCGAGGCCGTGAAGGAAGAGGTGCTCCGATCAGATAGGCTGATCTCCACCGAAGAAGCGCTGGACCGGCACATTAGTTTTTGCAAGGAGTTTAGATCGTCATCTCCGCCGAGTGAAACCGAGAACCCCATCTCTGTTTTGGGAAGAATATTGAGAAGGAGCTTGGATTCCCCTCGCCCTCGTCGCTCTAACTCCAGCATTATTTTCCCAGATATTGAAAGGGTTAAGGGCTCCTCACTGGTTAGATCAGAGAGTTGCTTTCCATCTCTGTCTCGTTGA